The Agaribacterium sp. ZY112 genome includes the window TTTTGCCATCTTCTAATTCATAGTAAGGGATGATGGCTGGATCTTGCCCGGAGTGTCCTTTCCTAAAAATGAGTAGCGGTTTTAATGATCCGGGAAAGGCGCCTTGTATAGTTAGTTTATGCATAGCCAACTGGGTGACTACTTCCAATGTAAATGTGATGCATGTATAGCAAGGCGTATGATTATGGTTTGATTGCCAAAAGCCACGGAATATAAAGTTTTGCACAGCAGAACTGTGATCGAGAAGGAGCGATACATTACTCCAATTGGGCAGGGCGGGGCGAAACACCGGGATAAGTTAAAATATTAGGCTGTGTGCTGCCAGTGCATTGCTTTCTTCTTCTCGCGTGTAGAAATGAACTAGACTAACGAGCGCCAAAAATTAGATTGTCATTCATTTAATATCAGCTCAGCATCCACTCACATTGTTGAAAATTTAGGCGCTATTGTTGCGTCGCTCTTATAATGCGAACACAATCAGCTCAATTACATTGTAAGATGGAGTGACTTGTGCATATTTTGAGCAATGAGCAGCAGGCAGAACTGTATGGCCCACCAAGTGTTACTGAAGAGGAAAGGGAGCTTTCTTTTAGCCTGAACGACAATGAAAAATCAAAATTGCTGGATCGAGAATCTGAGCTAATCAAGATTTACTATATTCTTTATCTCGGATACTTCAAGCAGAAAGCGGTTCAACTAAGACCTGAGCTTCATACAATCAAGAATGATTTTGAATACATTCGGGATCGGTACTTCCCTAACAGTCATTGCGTAATTATACAGTTAACGCCTAACCAGAAGTATAAAATATATACAAAGATTTTCGACGTTGTGGCCATTAAGCGCTTTGGCGCGAGTAGTGCACTCGAACTTGAAATATTCGCAAAACAAGCGGCAGTTAGTCAAAATCGAGCAGTCGAGTTGTTCGACGAAGTTATTGACTGGCTCAGAATTCAAGATATAGAAATCCCTTCATACAATAAGCTTCAGGAAATAGTAACTACGGCATTTAATAAAGAGAAAAACAGGGTCATATCGATTGCAGATAGCGTACTTTCCCAGAAAACTCAGAGGCTATTCAAACGCTTTCTTACGGACTCTGAGCAAAAACAAATGTTTAGCTATATTCGATATGAGGGGCGCGATTTTTCTAAATCGGAGTTAAATAAGGAGTTGGAAGTTTTCGATATCCTAGCAGGTATCGCGAATGATGTTCTTCCTATGATCGTAATTCTAGGGATTCCAAATGAACGAATAAAGTACTACGCAGAACTCTTTAGTGAAATATCCTTATCAAGGCAGAAAAAGCGTCGAGAGGCCGAGTTCAATCTCTATCTCTCGTGTTTCATCTACTATAGGTATCGATCACTTGTAGATTATTTTGGTGACGCATTTATATTTCATGTTGATCAGATAAAAAAGGAAGCTCATGAAGCCGCGAATGCGCAGATGCTCAAGGTGAAGTCTTCAATGGACGATCTGATGGTTGAAGGGGCAAAAATTCTTTCTTTTTTTACAAGTGATAGCAAGGAGAGTTTTTCTTCTTTTGCCGAGGCTAAAAATAAAGCGGAAGAGATTTTGGGTGAGGATCAGCTCAATAACCTAATAACGCACATGTCGAGAAGTAAATTTGAAAAAGATAGGTACTTTTGGGAGTTTATCGACACTTGCAAATCAAAAATCACAGTTACGCTACGAAATATTCTTTGTAGGTTAAAGTTTGTAGATACTGTAGATTCTGGCCTTCTTTTGCAGCAAGTAGACAGGCTTAAAATAGAGGTAGAAGAGAAAGGGCTGGTCGAGACGATTGATAATCGCCTCGCTAAGAAAACAAAAGATTACCTTTATGATCCAGCCAGGAATTTGATTGCAACTCGAGCTGAATACCATATTTATAGCCTTGTTTCGCAGCGTCTTCATAACACTCATTGGTGTTTGGATAGTGGTATTCGTTATCAACCTTTAGAAAAAATGCTTGTGGCTGAAAATGAAGTAGGAGCTCTACTCGAATGTGTGAATGCTGAAGCAATTAAAAAAGATGTTTCCGGGCTTTTGGATGACAAGCTAGATGAGCTCAATAAAATGCTATCTTTAGTTCCTTGCAGAGTAAAAACCAAGGAAAACGAATCGCTTATTCTCGAGCGGCATGATGGTAAGCATAGCTGGACAATTAAAAAGGTTAAGGGCACCAAAATTGTAAACCCCAAAATGTTCGATTCTGTTCCTAAAACAGATATTACTCGAGTCATTTTTCGCGTTGCTCAAGACTCGGGTTTTATGGATGATATTTTACATAGGACTGGTAAAAAACGAACTGAAAAATTTGAAGAGAAGTTAATTGCTTGCATCATCGCCAATGCAACACGGCGAGGTATATACAAGATGGCAGACCTCTGTCCTTTTTCTCACGACACCTTACTTAGATTTGAAAAAAACTACTTGACGGTCGAAAACGTTCGGCACAGTTGCGATACTATCTCTAATGCAATATCGAAACTAAAAATATTTGGCCTCTATAATTATCGACCTGACTATATTCATGCATCCCTAGATGGGCAAAAGCTGCATTCACGAAAAAATACAAAGCGCGTACGGTATTCTTCAAAAAACTTTGGAAAGGGAAAAGGTTTGTATGCTAACTCACTTATAGCAAATCACGTACCTGTAAACGTAAGCTTAAATGCACTAAACGTACATGAATCTCACAATGTCTTTGACTTGTTGTATAACAATACGTCAGATATCAATATAAATGTCGCTTCAACCGATAATCACGGGGTTAATCGATTTAATTTTGCTCTACTAGATTTATCAGACTGGGAGTTCGCCCCCCGTTATGCGAGAGCAAATCACGTTTTTTCTTCTATGTTTGATGTTGTAGAGGGAGAAGGCGAAGACGATTGGTCACTAATACTAAGCGAGCCCATTAACCGGAAAGTAATAGAGGAAGGCTGGGATTATGTGAAACGAGTAATTGTGTCTCTACATCAAAAGAACGTGTCGCAGCAGGATTTGGTTGCTCGGCTTTCTAAATCATCCCCTTCTGATAAAAAATTAAAAGCGCTCCGGGAGTATGATCGTTTGATAAAAGCGATATTCCTCCTGAACTATGTAAATGATGGAAGTTTTCGCCACTATATACAAACGGCGTTAAATAAAGGTGAAGCCTATCATCAGCTTCAGCGTTGCTTTGAAAAGATTGGGGAGGGCGGCGGCTTTCGTGGAAAGTCTGATAAAGAAATTGATGTTTGGTACGAATGCAGTCGCTTGATGGCTAACTGTATCATCTACTTCAATTCGGTCATTCTTAACTATTTGCTTGAAAATGCGGAAGTTACGAAGAATGACGAGAGAATCAAGGTGTTGGCGCGAACATCTCCGGTGGCCTGGGTGCACGTTGTTTTGGGTGGTTATTACCCTCTTGAAGATCTACGGGATGCCCCGGACCTCTTAGCTCTTGCGCAAAACATCATGGTGGCCTAGTTATGTGTTGCCAAGGTCGCTAATTTTCTTCATATAACCGTATATCACACTCACCACACTTAATATTTAGCTCTGGTTTGCCCCATACCTGTATGAAACAACTGGGGCAAACGTATTTGTTTCGGTTAGAGCGATTTTTAACTTTGCTGGTTTGAACGTTAGGTCTCAAAGTTGTAGATAGCGTCTGCTTTTCTTGATCATCAAGTTCTTTTGCAAGGCCTGCTAAATTGATTGGAAAGTCGGCATACATGTCTTTAATATCTAAGCTGGCCAACTGTCGTGACTCAACTTCCTGTGCAAAATCTATCACCTTTTCTTGGGTTTTGTTCTCCCGGCGAATCGTTGGCGGTGGCACAGGAACAGTGTCGTACCAACGTAGCTTAAATCCGGAGGAAAGTAAGTCGTTACAGGTCTGCTCAAAGCCGCCCCCTTTTATAACATAGTCTGACATTGCTTCGCCCACGACTGCGCCGCCAGGTTCACCAGTCGTAGAGGGCATCAATCCGATACTTTTCATCTTGGCAGACCATTCTTTATTGTGATAGCCCGGGCGACTAGGATTGCCATAATGCTCTTGCCAAATATGGACCATTTCATGGCACAATGTCTGGAGAATTGTAGTAATGTGATAATTTGCGAAGTAGGTAGGGTTGATTGCTAATTCATCAATCGTCTGACCTTCTGTATTCACCCACCGTTTAAATGATACATAGCCCATTAGGCGCGCCTGTCTTTGGAAGGTAATAATGCAAGGTGGTAAGGCATCGTCAAACAGGCGATAGTTAAAAAATGTGTAGGCTTCCTCAAACAAGGTATATGCCTCGGTTGTCGAAGTTGTGTTTCTGCTCATTAATTAACCTTATTGATCAAATAATCTCTGGTTTGTGCAATCCAGAAAAATCGAATCTTGGTTATATCAATCTCCCCATGCATGCCTATATGGAATATATAGACTGATTCCAAGTCTGAATTATGTGCATTCTAATCCAACAAAATAAATATCACACTTCTTAGCACGCTAAAAAGTCCATGTTTTTTCATTCGTGGCTTTCTGTTTAGCGGTGACTAACGGATATATGCCCAATAGAAAACCTTTTCTGGATTTTTTGCTTTGCTCGGGGCCACTACCGTTGATGAGTCCTTAATTTTTTGACGGTACATTAAAGTACGATTCGCTACCTAATGGGGGAGGGGGAAGTAGCTTTGGTCGTAGTGGAGCATTTGAACCTCTTTGTTGTTAATGGATAGCAAACCTATTTGTATTTATTGTGTTATTAAGCGATTTACTTAGCGGTACAATCAGATTTTTTTGGTGCTGCGGTTTTTTTAAGGTGTAAGCGTCGAATTATTATTTCATCGGATTGTCGTGCCCCCGACCAAAGCCGTAGGGGGCGTTGTCTTTCTGTGTGACTGCCTAGAATTAGCGACAGGGATGGTTAAGAGGTGCTGCTCCACATGTTTTCTATTTCAACCAGTTGTTTTAGAAAGCGACCAAACATAGTTGGTTCTATTGCTGTGCTCACGTTTCCACTCTTGCTTTCTTCTGAACCTCCTATTGGTGGCTGGCTCAACAACGTGTTAATCAATACTGTGCTTACGTTAAGATCCTTATCGCTTTTATTAATTTGTGGTGGTTGAGGGGGCATGCTAGCGGGGTAGGTCGAGCTAGTGTCCTCTATTCTCAACATGCCTGATTCGTTTGGGAGGTCCGCAGCAAGGTGTTGAGCGAATTCGACCAACTTTTTTTCTGCCAAGATGAATAAATAAGCAAAGGGGTGGCGATCATCAGATGTGACCCGCATGATGCGCCCGAGCACTTGGCGAAAATGGAGTTCCGTCTTAATGTTGCTCAAGTGGCAACAGACCTGCAGGCGAGGAATATTCGTACCTTCACTGATCATGCCCACTGAAATGACCCATTTCTTCGTGCTCGCTCGATATTGTTTGAGGCTTAGGTGTGCACGCGGATCATGATGTGTAATGACTAAGCTGTCTTCGTTCAGGCTCGTAGACATGATACGTTCGATAAAGCGCGCATGACGTACACTTGAAGTGACGATTAGACCGCCGGCATTGGGGTTGAAACGGCGGACTTCATCCAGTTTTGTGATGGCCTGCTGAAGTATGTACAGCACTAAGGGCTCAGACTCCAATAGGTTTTGGTAGGGTAGGGTTTCGTTTTCCAATAACTGTGCGATGCAATTGTACGACCGAGTCGCGCCATCTTCATCAAGCGTAATTGCATTGTTATCAATGGCCGTGATGCGCGGATGCCGGCACACCCGATCGTTAATCGCAGACTGAATGCCATAGACGTAATCCGGTTGCAGTTTGTGTTGCTGACTGCAGTAGGCCGCCAAAGTAACGGGGCTTTGATCAGTCCGCCAGGGCGTACCACTAAGCGATAGCGTATATGTCGCACGATCTCGAATTTCTCGTAAGATGATGTCACCCCACGCGGTGGCTGTCTCGGATGTATCACCACCACAATGATGCGCCTCATCAAAGATAATTAGAATCTTTAGGTGATCAAAGCGCCTCCAAAAATCCGCATTGAGATAGCTCAGTGCCTGGTAGGTAATGACTTGGCCACGCGCACCTAGGCGTCCGTCAAACGGCTCACTCATTCTTAATTCAAGCTCTTCTTTAAAGCTGAGGCACACCGCTGTGGTTGGCGTAAAGCAAACCACCAGATCGATTGCATTTCGTTCAAAGAGTGTTTTACACAGAATCGCCGCCATGGTGGTTTTGCCACCTCCCGGTGTTGCCATCACGAAGGTGTGTTTATGGCCTGCACCAAAGCGTGCTAACGCAAGCTCGATGCATTCCGCTTGCCAGGTGCGTAACAGCATGACTAACCGTTCTTTTCCGCGCTCGTAATTAAGTTTTCAAGAGCCTTCATCTTACCCAGTAAACGATAGTTCTCGTCTCTGACAGCCTGAAATCGGTGGGTTGCGAGGCGCTTCAGCTCAGGGTAAGCATGTTCGACCCGTTTGTACTCTTCGATTTCGCTCATTTGCGTAATGATGGTCTTGCGGTATTGCTCTAATTCTTTGGAGAGGTTCTGGAAGGCATTAGAGTCTTCTTGAACTGGTGAGCTTGATGCAAGGTCCTCATAAGGTTCGCCACTGGCGATATCGTTATGAAGCTTGGGCAGTATTTTAAAGTGGTCACGATTTTTGATTTCGTCGGTGCTTTTTTCCAGCCAGCCCCAGCGCTCAAAGGTGACAAATTTCCCTGCGACCCAGCGTCGAGCCTTTGCAGGATCCGCGTTGCTAAACTCAAGCTGCGTGAGCAATTGGTCGCGTACATCGGTGACGGTGAAGGTGCAATGGCCCAGTGACATGAGTATTGAAATTAGCCGTTGTTGGTTTTGTTCTGAGTTCATGGCGCTGAAATCGTTAAAAAATGAGGATTATAGGCCGTGGTTATAGGGTCCTCAAGAAGGACAGAATCTGTCCTTTTGGGCGTCTGGCAAGATCAACATGGAGAGCTTGGATAGTCAGTTTGGTGAACGTGTACGCAGCGCGCGTAAGCGCCGTCATGTGTCGCAAGAAGAGCTGGCCGGGCGTGCGGTGATCGACCGCAGTTACATGAGTCGGATTGAGCGGGGCATCGTTAGTGTCTCCTTGGAAAAGGTGTACCTCATTGCGCAGGCTCTAGACTGTGACTTAAGTGAATTGTTGCCCCCCAAAGATGGCGTGACTATTGGTGACCGCTGCCCGCGATAATTCGGCGTTAACTACCTACACGTTAAGGGATTCGAGGCGCGTGTAACCTATGTCTTTTTTAGAAGCGCATTGGCTTTGGCTAGCAGTGACGTATTGGCGTTGTCTTCAAGCTGCTTGCCTTCTTCTATATATCCCCACACTGTCGCATCACTGCGCCAGCCGCCTTGTTTCTTGATGAGTTCAAACGGAATGTCTTCACGTGCGGCAGAAGTCGAGAGTCCGCGTCGTAAGCTATGCGCACTTAAATCCGGGACAAACTCAAATTGGCAAGTGGTCCCCAGTTGCTTGAGTAATTCGTTGACTGCACCGGGATTCATTGCAGTGCCTTTTAGTTGTCCCCAGCGCGTCATGGATTGGAAAACTGGTCCGCTAGTGATGTCACTTTGTTTAAGCCAGGTTTGGAGTGCCGTACCGGGACATATGGCATCGTGTCCGAAGGGAAGGGCGCGCACCTGACCTTCACCACTTTGATCCGTCTTCGATTTGGGCAGCTGAACGAGTAGGCCTTCGTCTTCCCAGGTCAAATCTTCCCATTGAATGCCTACCAATTCACTGCGTCGAAAGGCCCCAAAAAAACCAATTAACAATAGGGCTAAATCGCGGGCGCCTTTTAAACTGGCTGGTTGGGCTTGAAGGTGTGCCACCATCGCTACGATATGCTCTAGTCGTAAGGCCTTTGCTTTCTGTTTGGGGCGGCCATGTATTCGGCGAATGCCTTCCATTGTTTTTTTGATCTGCGGGTCGTCGACCGGGTTACGAAAGCGTTGGGTGTGATGCCATTGCGCGATGGCCGTTAAGTGTAGGTCTAGAGTTCTTGGATTGGCCTGCTCAGCTTTATCGAGCAGATAACGGAGAAGGGTTGGGACATCGGTCGGCAACAATCCGCCCCAGCGCTCAAATTGACGAATCGCGGAACGGTACGTTTTACGTGTATTGTCCGAGGTGGCGGCATGCACATACTGCTGAAGCTTAGCGTCATCCGGCTGTTGAGGTAACTGTCCCTCAATCGTCCTAGCTGGTAGCGGGGTGGAGTGGTACTTGTCCTGCATTATTCGTCGCCTGGTGTGCTGTAAGTGTGAAACAGGGTGTGTACCGTGTTTTTGAATGAGCTAAGTTTACCCTATATTTCTAACCTGCGATAAGAGTCATTATCGTAGGTTAGAAATCTAATGTTTTAATTACTTTTCCTTATAAATATTACGTTATAATACGTACCCTGTAATACAGTATGAAATAATCAGAGAGGCAATAATGGCGCGACCCGGTGTTACCTATTACGATATTCAACAAGCCGCCCAAGCTATTCAGGGGCAGGGCGCGGCACCTACGATTGATCGTGTACGAGCGCACCTTGGAACAGGAAGTAAAAGCACAATAGCTCCGCTGTTAAAGCGTTGGCGTCTCGAATCAG containing:
- a CDS encoding Tn3 family transposase, which encodes MHILSNEQQAELYGPPSVTEEERELSFSLNDNEKSKLLDRESELIKIYYILYLGYFKQKAVQLRPELHTIKNDFEYIRDRYFPNSHCVIIQLTPNQKYKIYTKIFDVVAIKRFGASSALELEIFAKQAAVSQNRAVELFDEVIDWLRIQDIEIPSYNKLQEIVTTAFNKEKNRVISIADSVLSQKTQRLFKRFLTDSEQKQMFSYIRYEGRDFSKSELNKELEVFDILAGIANDVLPMIVILGIPNERIKYYAELFSEISLSRQKKRREAEFNLYLSCFIYYRYRSLVDYFGDAFIFHVDQIKKEAHEAANAQMLKVKSSMDDLMVEGAKILSFFTSDSKESFSSFAEAKNKAEEILGEDQLNNLITHMSRSKFEKDRYFWEFIDTCKSKITVTLRNILCRLKFVDTVDSGLLLQQVDRLKIEVEEKGLVETIDNRLAKKTKDYLYDPARNLIATRAEYHIYSLVSQRLHNTHWCLDSGIRYQPLEKMLVAENEVGALLECVNAEAIKKDVSGLLDDKLDELNKMLSLVPCRVKTKENESLILERHDGKHSWTIKKVKGTKIVNPKMFDSVPKTDITRVIFRVAQDSGFMDDILHRTGKKRTEKFEEKLIACIIANATRRGIYKMADLCPFSHDTLLRFEKNYLTVENVRHSCDTISNAISKLKIFGLYNYRPDYIHASLDGQKLHSRKNTKRVRYSSKNFGKGKGLYANSLIANHVPVNVSLNALNVHESHNVFDLLYNNTSDININVASTDNHGVNRFNFALLDLSDWEFAPRYARANHVFSSMFDVVEGEGEDDWSLILSEPINRKVIEEGWDYVKRVIVSLHQKNVSQQDLVARLSKSSPSDKKLKALREYDRLIKAIFLLNYVNDGSFRHYIQTALNKGEAYHQLQRCFEKIGEGGGFRGKSDKEIDVWYECSRLMANCIIYFNSVILNYLLENAEVTKNDERIKVLARTSPVAWVHVVLGGYYPLEDLRDAPDLLALAQNIMVA
- a CDS encoding SprT-like domain-containing protein → MSRNTTSTTEAYTLFEEAYTFFNYRLFDDALPPCIITFQRQARLMGYVSFKRWVNTEGQTIDELAINPTYFANYHITTILQTLCHEMVHIWQEHYGNPSRPGYHNKEWSAKMKSIGLMPSTTGEPGGAVVGEAMSDYVIKGGGFEQTCNDLLSSGFKLRWYDTVPVPPPTIRRENKTQEKVIDFAQEVESRQLASLDIKDMYADFPINLAGLAKELDDQEKQTLSTTLRPNVQTSKVKNRSNRNKYVCPSCFIQVWGKPELNIKCGECDIRLYEEN
- a CDS encoding DEAD/DEAH box helicase — protein: MLLRTWQAECIELALARFGAGHKHTFVMATPGGGKTTMAAILCKTLFERNAIDLVVCFTPTTAVCLSFKEELELRMSEPFDGRLGARGQVITYQALSYLNADFWRRFDHLKILIIFDEAHHCGGDTSETATAWGDIILREIRDRATYTLSLSGTPWRTDQSPVTLAAYCSQQHKLQPDYVYGIQSAINDRVCRHPRITAIDNNAITLDEDGATRSYNCIAQLLENETLPYQNLLESEPLVLYILQQAITKLDEVRRFNPNAGGLIVTSSVRHARFIERIMSTSLNEDSLVITHHDPRAHLSLKQYRASTKKWVISVGMISEGTNIPRLQVCCHLSNIKTELHFRQVLGRIMRVTSDDRHPFAYLFILAEKKLVEFAQHLAADLPNESGMLRIEDTSSTYPASMPPQPPQINKSDKDLNVSTVLINTLLSQPPIGGSEESKSGNVSTAIEPTMFGRFLKQLVEIENMWSSTS
- a CDS encoding helix-turn-helix domain-containing protein; this translates as MESLDSQFGERVRSARKRRHVSQEELAGRAVIDRSYMSRIERGIVSVSLEKVYLIAQALDCDLSELLPPKDGVTIGDRCPR
- a CDS encoding site-specific integrase, whose protein sequence is MQDKYHSTPLPARTIEGQLPQQPDDAKLQQYVHAATSDNTRKTYRSAIRQFERWGGLLPTDVPTLLRYLLDKAEQANPRTLDLHLTAIAQWHHTQRFRNPVDDPQIKKTMEGIRRIHGRPKQKAKALRLEHIVAMVAHLQAQPASLKGARDLALLLIGFFGAFRRSELVGIQWEDLTWEDEGLLVQLPKSKTDQSGEGQVRALPFGHDAICPGTALQTWLKQSDITSGPVFQSMTRWGQLKGTAMNPGAVNELLKQLGTTCQFEFVPDLSAHSLRRGLSTSAAREDIPFELIKKQGGWRSDATVWGYIEEGKQLEDNANTSLLAKANALLKKT